A genomic window from Mobula hypostoma chromosome X1, sMobHyp1.1, whole genome shotgun sequence includes:
- the tsfm gene encoding elongation factor Ts, mitochondrial isoform X2 has translation MVVLCALRTARTGISRQIFSTQPAQFLHCSGARLIVADKDLLIKLRKKTGYSFTNCKKALEKFHSDLQQAEAWLHEQAHKEGWSKASKLQGRKTKEGLIGLLHDGNLAVLVEVNCETDFVARNIKFQQLVQQAAVATMEHCHSKQANTIDYTKSFLMAEEIKQLKTSLDNRALADQLALAIGNLGENMAIRRAAWVAVPSDWYIGTYVHGQLPADNPSLSKMMFGKYGALVVYRALEQNSKINLPELGRRLGQHIVGMMPLSVGSMDDPPGDDSETKMLAQPFLLDSGTTVGQFLQMSGVSVLDFVRYECGEAAEVGETV, from the exons CAGATCTTCTCTACACAACCAGCCCAGTTTCTCCACTGTTCTGGGGCTAGATTGATAGTAGCTGATAAAGATCTTCTCATTAAACTCCGGAAGAAGACAGGATACTCATTTACAAATTGTAAGAAGGCTTTGGAGAAGTTTCACAGTGACCTTCAACAG GCTGAAGCCTGGCTGCATGAACAAGCCCACAAGGAAGGATGGAGTAAAGCTTCTAAACTACAAGGCCGGAAGACAAAGGAGGGTCTTATTGGATTGCTGCACGATGGAAATTTGGCTGTACTGGTGGAG GTCAATTGTGAAACTGACTTTGTTGCCAGAAATATAAAGTTCCAGCAGTTGGTGCAGCAGGCAGCAGTGGCCACGATGGAACATTGTCACTCCAAGCAGGCAAATACCATTGATTATACCAAG AGTTTCCTTATGGCTGAAGAAATAAAGCAATTGAAAACAAGTTTAGACAACCGTGCTCTCGCTGACCAGCTCGCTCTGGCCATCG GTAACCTTGGTGAGAACATGGCAATCAGAAGAGCTGCCTGGGTGGCTGTGCCATCTGACTGGTACATTGGTACATATGTTCATGGACAGCTGCCAGCAGACAACCCATCCCTTTCAAAGATGATGTTTGGAAAATATGGTGCGTTGGTGGTCTACAGGGCCCTGGAACAGAATTCCAAAATAAACCTGCCTGAACTAGGCCGCAGGTTGGGACAACATATTGTGGGGATGATGCCTCTGTCTGTGGGGTCAATGGATGACCCGCCTGGTGATGATTCAGAGACCAAGATGTTAGCTCAGCCATTCCTGCTGGACTCTGGCACAACGGTGGGGCAGTTCCTGCAGATGAGCGGCGTGTCAGTATTGGACTTCGTGCGATATGAATGTGGCGAAGCAGCCGAGGTGGGCGAAACTGTGTAG
- the tsfm gene encoding elongation factor Ts, mitochondrial isoform X4, protein MQIFSTQPAQFLHCSGARLIVADKDLLIKLRKKTGYSFTNCKKALEKFHSDLQQAEAWLHEQAHKEGWSKASKLQGRKTKEGLIGLLHDGNLAVLVEVNCETDFVARNIKFQQLVQQAAVATMEHCHSKQANTIDYTKSFLMAEEIKQLKTSLDNRALADQLALAIGNLGENMAIRRAAWVAVPSDWYIGTYVHGQLPADNPSLSKMMFGKYGALVVYRALEQNSKINLPELGRRLGQHIVGMMPLSVGSMDDPPGDDSETKMLAQPFLLDSGTTVGQFLQMSGVSVLDFVRYECGEAAEVGETV, encoded by the exons CAGATCTTCTCTACACAACCAGCCCAGTTTCTCCACTGTTCTGGGGCTAGATTGATAGTAGCTGATAAAGATCTTCTCATTAAACTCCGGAAGAAGACAGGATACTCATTTACAAATTGTAAGAAGGCTTTGGAGAAGTTTCACAGTGACCTTCAACAG GCTGAAGCCTGGCTGCATGAACAAGCCCACAAGGAAGGATGGAGTAAAGCTTCTAAACTACAAGGCCGGAAGACAAAGGAGGGTCTTATTGGATTGCTGCACGATGGAAATTTGGCTGTACTGGTGGAG GTCAATTGTGAAACTGACTTTGTTGCCAGAAATATAAAGTTCCAGCAGTTGGTGCAGCAGGCAGCAGTGGCCACGATGGAACATTGTCACTCCAAGCAGGCAAATACCATTGATTATACCAAG AGTTTCCTTATGGCTGAAGAAATAAAGCAATTGAAAACAAGTTTAGACAACCGTGCTCTCGCTGACCAGCTCGCTCTGGCCATCG GTAACCTTGGTGAGAACATGGCAATCAGAAGAGCTGCCTGGGTGGCTGTGCCATCTGACTGGTACATTGGTACATATGTTCATGGACAGCTGCCAGCAGACAACCCATCCCTTTCAAAGATGATGTTTGGAAAATATGGTGCGTTGGTGGTCTACAGGGCCCTGGAACAGAATTCCAAAATAAACCTGCCTGAACTAGGCCGCAGGTTGGGACAACATATTGTGGGGATGATGCCTCTGTCTGTGGGGTCAATGGATGACCCGCCTGGTGATGATTCAGAGACCAAGATGTTAGCTCAGCCATTCCTGCTGGACTCTGGCACAACGGTGGGGCAGTTCCTGCAGATGAGCGGCGTGTCAGTATTGGACTTCGTGCGATATGAATGTGGCGAAGCAGCCGAGGTGGGCGAAACTGTGTAG
- the tsfm gene encoding elongation factor Ts, mitochondrial isoform X3, whose protein sequence is MVVLCALRTARTGISRIFSTQPAQFLHCSGARLIVADKDLLIKLRKKTGYSFTNCKKALEKFHSDLQQAEAWLHEQAHKEGWSKASKLQGRKTKEGLIGLLHDGNLAVLVEVNCETDFVARNIKFQQLVQQAAVATMEHCHSKQANTIDYTKSFLMAEEIKQLKTSLDNRALADQLALAIGNLGENMAIRRAAWVAVPSDWYIGTYVHGQLPADNPSLSKMMFGKYGALVVYRALEQNSKINLPELGRRLGQHIVGMMPLSVGSMDDPPGDDSETKMLAQPFLLDSGTTVGQFLQMSGVSVLDFVRYECGEAAEVGETV, encoded by the exons ATCTTCTCTACACAACCAGCCCAGTTTCTCCACTGTTCTGGGGCTAGATTGATAGTAGCTGATAAAGATCTTCTCATTAAACTCCGGAAGAAGACAGGATACTCATTTACAAATTGTAAGAAGGCTTTGGAGAAGTTTCACAGTGACCTTCAACAG GCTGAAGCCTGGCTGCATGAACAAGCCCACAAGGAAGGATGGAGTAAAGCTTCTAAACTACAAGGCCGGAAGACAAAGGAGGGTCTTATTGGATTGCTGCACGATGGAAATTTGGCTGTACTGGTGGAG GTCAATTGTGAAACTGACTTTGTTGCCAGAAATATAAAGTTCCAGCAGTTGGTGCAGCAGGCAGCAGTGGCCACGATGGAACATTGTCACTCCAAGCAGGCAAATACCATTGATTATACCAAG AGTTTCCTTATGGCTGAAGAAATAAAGCAATTGAAAACAAGTTTAGACAACCGTGCTCTCGCTGACCAGCTCGCTCTGGCCATCG GTAACCTTGGTGAGAACATGGCAATCAGAAGAGCTGCCTGGGTGGCTGTGCCATCTGACTGGTACATTGGTACATATGTTCATGGACAGCTGCCAGCAGACAACCCATCCCTTTCAAAGATGATGTTTGGAAAATATGGTGCGTTGGTGGTCTACAGGGCCCTGGAACAGAATTCCAAAATAAACCTGCCTGAACTAGGCCGCAGGTTGGGACAACATATTGTGGGGATGATGCCTCTGTCTGTGGGGTCAATGGATGACCCGCCTGGTGATGATTCAGAGACCAAGATGTTAGCTCAGCCATTCCTGCTGGACTCTGGCACAACGGTGGGGCAGTTCCTGCAGATGAGCGGCGTGTCAGTATTGGACTTCGTGCGATATGAATGTGGCGAAGCAGCCGAGGTGGGCGAAACTGTGTAG
- the tsfm gene encoding elongation factor Ts, mitochondrial isoform X5, translating into MIFSTQPAQFLHCSGARLIVADKDLLIKLRKKTGYSFTNCKKALEKFHSDLQQAEAWLHEQAHKEGWSKASKLQGRKTKEGLIGLLHDGNLAVLVEVNCETDFVARNIKFQQLVQQAAVATMEHCHSKQANTIDYTKSFLMAEEIKQLKTSLDNRALADQLALAIGNLGENMAIRRAAWVAVPSDWYIGTYVHGQLPADNPSLSKMMFGKYGALVVYRALEQNSKINLPELGRRLGQHIVGMMPLSVGSMDDPPGDDSETKMLAQPFLLDSGTTVGQFLQMSGVSVLDFVRYECGEAAEVGETV; encoded by the exons ATCTTCTCTACACAACCAGCCCAGTTTCTCCACTGTTCTGGGGCTAGATTGATAGTAGCTGATAAAGATCTTCTCATTAAACTCCGGAAGAAGACAGGATACTCATTTACAAATTGTAAGAAGGCTTTGGAGAAGTTTCACAGTGACCTTCAACAG GCTGAAGCCTGGCTGCATGAACAAGCCCACAAGGAAGGATGGAGTAAAGCTTCTAAACTACAAGGCCGGAAGACAAAGGAGGGTCTTATTGGATTGCTGCACGATGGAAATTTGGCTGTACTGGTGGAG GTCAATTGTGAAACTGACTTTGTTGCCAGAAATATAAAGTTCCAGCAGTTGGTGCAGCAGGCAGCAGTGGCCACGATGGAACATTGTCACTCCAAGCAGGCAAATACCATTGATTATACCAAG AGTTTCCTTATGGCTGAAGAAATAAAGCAATTGAAAACAAGTTTAGACAACCGTGCTCTCGCTGACCAGCTCGCTCTGGCCATCG GTAACCTTGGTGAGAACATGGCAATCAGAAGAGCTGCCTGGGTGGCTGTGCCATCTGACTGGTACATTGGTACATATGTTCATGGACAGCTGCCAGCAGACAACCCATCCCTTTCAAAGATGATGTTTGGAAAATATGGTGCGTTGGTGGTCTACAGGGCCCTGGAACAGAATTCCAAAATAAACCTGCCTGAACTAGGCCGCAGGTTGGGACAACATATTGTGGGGATGATGCCTCTGTCTGTGGGGTCAATGGATGACCCGCCTGGTGATGATTCAGAGACCAAGATGTTAGCTCAGCCATTCCTGCTGGACTCTGGCACAACGGTGGGGCAGTTCCTGCAGATGAGCGGCGTGTCAGTATTGGACTTCGTGCGATATGAATGTGGCGAAGCAGCCGAGGTGGGCGAAACTGTGTAG